A part of Misgurnus anguillicaudatus chromosome 6, ASM2758022v2, whole genome shotgun sequence genomic DNA contains:
- the LOC141364235 gene encoding uncharacterized protein, which yields MTDVFTKLTQAFPTRDQKAETTAKLLLREWFMKYGVPERLHSDQGRNFESEVIAELCKMYGVKKTRTTPYRPQGNAQCERFNRTLHDLLRTLPPEKKRRWPEHLAELVHAYNVTPHATTGYSPYYLLFGVHPHLPVDSLLGHEQPVDRKQDWLVVHQERLTEAHKKAREFAEHKAAERLAPLNDKVYCPVINVGQQVYLRHRPLGRNKIQDSWSPTVYKVIDVQGTTHTVEPLEGGPIKRVHRADLRPCVIYTPEPGVMESHPPPTPQPKEGSESELVEVQSDPDFVVLEEVTYPSLQETTQIENFTEDGALVDQSNLVSASTEQKDSVSERVAAIANRAPEVEKPVLERPVPMPRRSKRANAGLHSNLFNEPRSACNAVSLSPEVFSQVLTSLGSVFFREAVKEVKNMY from the coding sequence ATGACAGACGTCTTCACCAAATTAACACAAGCATTCCCAACTAGAGATCAGAAAGCTGAGACTACTGCTAAACTCTTATTGAGGGAATGGTTCATGAAGTATGGTGTACCTGAAAGATTGCATTCTGATCAGGGAAGAAATTTTGAAAGTGAAGTGATTGCCGAGCTGTGTAAAATGTATGGTGTGAAGAAAACCCGCACTACACCTTACCGGCCTCAGGGCAATGCTCAGTGCGAGCGTTTCAATAGAACGCTACATGATCTGCTGCGCACGCTTCCCCCTGAAAAGAAAAGACGCTGGCCAGAACATCTTGCTGAGTTGGTTCATGCATACAATGTCACGCCACATGCAACCACTGGATACTCACCTTATTACTTACTTTTCGGAGTCCATCCACACCTTCCAGTCGATTCCCTGCTAGGTCATGAACAGCCTGTGGACAGAAAACAAGACTGGTTAGTTGTGCATCAGGAAAGATTGACAGAGGCACACAAAAAGGCAAGAGAATTCGCTGAACACAAGGCCGCTGAGAGGTTAGCCCCTCTGAATGACAAAGTGTATTGTCCTGTGATCAATGTTGGTCAGCAGGTGTATCTGCGTCATAGACCCTTGGGTAGGAATAAGATACAGGATTCATGGAGTCCTACCGTATACAAAGTCATAGATGTTCAGGGTACCACACACACCGTTGAGCCTCTTGAGGGTGGCCCTATAAAGAGAGTACATAGAGCTGACCTGCGGCCCTGTGTCATTTATACTCCTGAACCAGGGGTGATGGAGAGCCATCCTCCTCCAACACCACAGCCTAAAGAAGGTTCTGAATCTGAGCTGGTTGAAGTGCAATCTGATCCTGATTTTGTTGTGTTAGAGGAAGTCACTTACcctagtttgcaagagacaacACAGATTGAAAATTTCACGGAAGATGGAGCATTGGTAGATCAATCTAACTTGGTTTCAGCTAGCACTGAACAGAAAGATTCTGTTTCCGAAAGAGTTGCCGCTATCGCTAACCGCGCTCCAGAAGTGGAGAAACCAGTACTGGAAAGGCCTGTACCAATGCCTAGGCGGTCAAAAAGGGCCAATGCTGGTCTGCACTCAAATCTCTTTAATGAACCGAGATCAGCATGTAATGCAGTGTCACTTAGCCCTGAAGTCTTTTCTCAAGTGTTAACCAGCTTAGGcagtgtgttttttagagaAGCTGTCAAAgaagtaaaaaatatgtattag